TCATGTACATAGCTGTCCGTCTTAAAGTAACCAATAAACGGGTAAGTCACAGACGTTGCAGATGCTGTGCTCTTTTTAGCCGGAGAGCAAGCTGCCTGGATCACAGGCGTGCTAATGCCGCTCGACGGCGGCGTAACGGCTGGTCGTCACAATTAACCCATGCCATCAAAAAATCAAGCGGAGCCGCCAGTCGTTGTGCTGGCGGCTCCTTTCTGATGAATTACTGTTGTGCAAAGATATGATGTCCAATTCAGTTACCGTTTTGGGCGCGCTGCCACGCGCGCCGATTATTTCATCGTATGCCAACGTAGCGCATTATTTCTGTATGAGAAAATCTTTTGGAATAAATCACCTCAGTAAAGGAGTAGGTGGTATTGAGTGCTTAATTTGAATGGTGAAAGAACCCTGGGATCAGAAGCCTCCAGGGTTCTGGTGGATGAACCTAAGTAGAGACCATTTTGGAGGAGCTGAAAAATGGAATTATCGAAAACCAAAAATACGCTTTTGTGGGTGCTGCAAATTCTTCTTGCCATTTTTTACATCGCTCAGGCGGTTCTCAAGTTAATGGGAAGTGAAGAGGTTGTGGCGAACTTCAAACGCTGGGGCTTCCCCTCAGGCTTTCATCTGGTTATCGGCGGAGTTGAATTACTCGGCGGCTTGCTGCTGCTCTTTCCCAAAACCGCAGCTTACGCAGCTATCGGGTTAATTTTGGTGATGATTGGCGCAGCGTTTACGCACATTCTCAACGGCGAAGGCGCGATGGTCATTATGCCGATTATCCCGCTGCTTTTGCTCGCCGTAGTTGCCTACTTTCGAGGCGGTTGGGGTACAAAAGGAAGGCTGTCCAGGCTGGATGCCAACCAGTGAACCGCCATTTTGTGAACGAGAGATGTAATAGCAGGATATAAAATGAGCATATTTTGTACCCGGAGATGTGGTGTCGAAATTCGATAACATTCAACGAAAGACCAATTTCGAGCGTCAGGTTATTGCTTATGTAGATGACTTATTGAAGACCGCCACTCATATCCTGAAGAACCGACAGGATGCTGAGGATGCGGTGCAGGAGGCATATTTTCGCGCCTGGAAATATTTTGAGTCTTTTGACCCATCTACGGATGGAAGACCCTGGATGTACCGCATTCTCTTTAACGTCATCAATGGCAAATTAGGGAAACGAGCAAAGCTGGCTGAAACTCCTTTTGAGGCGATGGAGAATGCTGACCTGCCCGCAAGTAAGGTTTTGATATTCGATCCGGTTGCCAGTTTAGATGGGAGTGAAGTGGTGGCAGCGACCGAAAAATTATCGGCGGAGCACCGCAGCGTTTTACTACTGGTTATCGTGGAAGAGTTCAGCTACAAAGAGACCGCTGACATCCTCGATATTCCGGTTGGCACGGTAATGTCCAGGCTGCACCGCGCCAGAAAAGAGATTCGCGCGATTCTTAATCGAAAGCGCGCGACAGGAACTTCGCATTGATGCCATCCTGATTGAACTACTGAAGGGTAGGTGGTGGAGTATTTATGAATTGCAAGGAAACCCAGGAACTCATTCAATTGTTTTTGGATAGTGAATTAGACTCGCGAAATACGCTCGATGTGCAGGCACATTTAGAGACCTGTTATGCCTGTACGCGACAACTAGACGCTTATGCCGAACAGGATCGGTTGCTTAAAGACCGAATCAAAACCGAAAAGGTGGATAGCCGTCGGCTTCTTGACAACATTCGTGGTGTGATGGAGGAAAAGCCTGTCACCGTTAAGCCGCGATGGTTTGCGTTTGATGGATGGAAGCGGGTTGCCGCGATCATTGTACTTGGCTTTTTAATCACCTTTTTCGCCTTACAATCCTTTCTCCCGGGCGGCAACAGTAAGGTGTATGCTGATGTGGTCACCGACCATGCCAATCATTGCTCAATGGAGGCAATGATGGGTATTGGCAGCGATAGCGCAGAATTTAATCTACTGGTGCGTCAATATGGTGGTCTTGTCAGAGTGCCTGATCTTTCGACCTTTGGGTACGCTAGCCCGCAGGCGCGTCCCTGTCTGATAGACGGGCTTGATTTTCTTCATATCGCTTTTTACAGCCCGAATGCCAAACCGATTTCATTGTTTGTGCGCCCACACCAACCGGGGTTGATCACGGATCGTTTAACCCTGTTCCAAAAAGGCAATTATCGGGTGGCGGCACTCGCCCCAGCCGGAGTTGACCTGATCGTTGTTACCTCCGGTGATGAGTCGCAGGCGAAAGACCTTGCCGAGTTGATCAGCAACCAATTACAGGGCTAAGCACGAGGCTAAACCAGAACTTAAAACATCGGCACACTCGATAAGGCGAGAATACCGATAAACTAAGGCTTTTCGTCATAATGTGGTGTGTGCCAATCTTCTGCATTCCGGTTTGGTAGTTCAATGGCGCAGCCCCATCGGCTGCGAAGTGTCACGTCGGGGAGGACGGCAAGCACCTCCACACAGTTTACAGGATGGGCTAGTCGGACGGTCTGGCTTCGAGTATGAAGCGGGCGATTTCAACGCGGTTACTGAGTCCCTTCTTGGCAAGAATGTGACTGACGTGATTTTCAACCGTCCTGACGCTGATGTCGAGTTCGGCGGCGATCTCTTTATTGCTGAACCCGCGCGCCACCGCTTCGGCGATCTTCAACTCGGCATCGGTCAAATCCTCCAGGTAATGGCGGGGAGAGGGTAACGCCTCTGCCGCGCCCAGCATCCGCGAAAATTCGGCGCGGGTGCGCTCGACGCGGTTGAAGATAGCCAGAATGACCGCGAGCAATTCGTCCGGCTCAAACGGTTTGGTGATATAAGCGTCCACCCCCGTCCGAAAGCCTTCGACGCGGTCTTCTTTCTGGTCTTTCGCGGTCAGAAAAATCACCGGAATCAGGGCAGTTCGCGGCGACGAACGGATGCGGTGCACAAGTGTGTGGCCGTCCATCCCCGGCATTCTCACGTCGCTGATGATCAAATCCGGGAGGGACTCGGTGAGACTCACCAATGCGTCCCTGCCGCTGCGCGCGGTGCTGACGTCGTAGCCCTCCAACCGCAGACAGGCGGCGACCGCGCGCAACAAGTTCGGTTCGTCGTCTACCACAAGAAGCCGTTTAGCCATCAATTTTGCTCCTCGTCCGCCAAGCCGTTCTCCTGACTCCCCCACCTCGGCAGAGAGATGGTGAACGTGCTGCCGATCCCGGCGATGCTTTCTACAGAGATGCGTCCGCCGATCCCTTCGATGATTGTTCGCCCCAGGTAAAGGCCAAGTCCAACACCCGGCGCTTCCGCGACCTCTTCACTCACTTCAAGTAAAGGGTCAGTGACGCCAAGGCGAGGGGCGTGCCCGCGATAAAACTTCTCAAAGATGAATGGCAGGTCTTCAGCCAGAATGCCACGCCCGGTATCGGCAACCTGAATGACTACCTCATCCCCCACACTTTCGGCACGGATGCGAATTCGTCCGCCGTCAGGCGTATACTTGACGGCATTTTCAACCAGCCCGCACAGGGCACGCCGCAGGGCTGCGCGGTCGGCGAGCACCTGCGGCAGGGTTTCGGGGAGTTCGGCGCTGAGCAGGTGGCGGTGCGCCTCGGCACTGTGACGGGTGATGGTGAGGGTTGAGTTAACCACTTCCCTTACGTCCACCGGATCAAGGGTGATGTTGAAGGTGCCGGACTCGATGCGGGAAAGGTCAAGCAGGTTCAGCACCAGATCGATCTGCCGGTCGCACTCTGCCTCTATGGTATCCAGGAATTCTTCGCGCTCTTCCAGGCTCACCTTTCCGCGCCTGAGGACGCGAACCAGCGTTTTAACTGTGGTCAGCGGAGTCCGCATCTCATGCGAAACGCCACTCACAAAATCTGACTTCAACCGGTCAAGCTCTTTCAGCCGCATCTCGCGCTCTTCAATCTCTTGTGCCATGAAGTTAAAAGAGGTGCGAAGCTCTTCAAATTCGCCGGCGGCTGCAAAGGTCGCGCGTGTGGAAAGCTCTCCCGCGCCGAACCTCTGGGTGGCTTGACTCAGCCCTCGTATAGGCTGAACG
This DNA window, taken from Acidobacteriota bacterium, encodes the following:
- a CDS encoding sigma-70 family RNA polymerase sigma factor, coding for MSKFDNIQRKTNFERQVIAYVDDLLKTATHILKNRQDAEDAVQEAYFRAWKYFESFDPSTDGRPWMYRILFNVINGKLGKRAKLAETPFEAMENADLPASKVLIFDPVASLDGSEVVAATEKLSAEHRSVLLLVIVEEFSYKETADILDIPVGTVMSRLHRARKEIRAILNRKRATGTSH
- a CDS encoding DoxX family protein, translating into MELSKTKNTLLWVLQILLAIFYIAQAVLKLMGSEEVVANFKRWGFPSGFHLVIGGVELLGGLLLLFPKTAAYAAIGLILVMIGAAFTHILNGEGAMVIMPIIPLLLLAVVAYFRGGWGTKGRLSRLDANQ
- a CDS encoding response regulator transcription factor, producing MAKRLLVVDDEPNLLRAVAACLRLEGYDVSTARSGRDALVSLTESLPDLIISDVRMPGMDGHTLVHRIRSSPRTALIPVIFLTAKDQKEDRVEGFRTGVDAYITKPFEPDELLAVILAIFNRVERTRAEFSRMLGAAEALPSPRHYLEDLTDAELKIAEAVARGFSNKEIAAELDISVRTVENHVSHILAKKGLSNRVEIARFILEARPSD
- a CDS encoding zf-HC2 domain-containing protein; the protein is MNCKETQELIQLFLDSELDSRNTLDVQAHLETCYACTRQLDAYAEQDRLLKDRIKTEKVDSRRLLDNIRGVMEEKPVTVKPRWFAFDGWKRVAAIIVLGFLITFFALQSFLPGGNSKVYADVVTDHANHCSMEAMMGIGSDSAEFNLLVRQYGGLVRVPDLSTFGYASPQARPCLIDGLDFLHIAFYSPNAKPISLFVRPHQPGLITDRLTLFQKGNYRVAALAPAGVDLIVVTSGDESQAKDLAELISNQLQG
- a CDS encoding ATP-binding protein produces the protein MHMRRDGFKGGIRFKLLVYAAGVALPLALVGFVSLWAMSNATRDQLEDSIKLQAEITAVAFEQWLESQREPLTTVAANFDERPTPRLELQHLLDLVVTSRSHWIGLRILNSSGEVTISEPSNAPALSTDVANKILTQLRERKWVVDTDWPSGDPRGIFLLAVPMSRGGAAVAQIDVSTLSNFFLKEIKLSSQSVFAVFGPQSRIILYRNPSPETYLGKDMSNSPFYSALGDNPTAMIELKSPIDGIRRVYGMARVGDTGCVTLVGLPSDTLYAPAQAQLNRFLLFSLAGVLLAILASIVMARGVVQPIRGLSQATQRFGAGELSTRATFAAAGEFEELRTSFNFMAQEIEEREMRLKELDRLKSDFVSGVSHEMRTPLTTVKTLVRVLRRGKVSLEEREEFLDTIEAECDRQIDLVLNLLDLSRIESGTFNITLDPVDVREVVNSTLTITRHSAEAHRHLLSAELPETLPQVLADRAALRRALCGLVENAVKYTPDGGRIRIRAESVGDEVVIQVADTGRGILAEDLPFIFEKFYRGHAPRLGVTDPLLEVSEEVAEAPGVGLGLYLGRTIIEGIGGRISVESIAGIGSTFTISLPRWGSQENGLADEEQN